The genomic window AGATCAGGATCTGCGAGCCGTCGGGGCTGACGTCGATCGAATTGACGTGGTAGGGATCCCACGGCTTGCCCGGGGTGACGGGCACGACCGAATCGCCCAGGGGGATGTGCGCGGCCATGTCCCACGCGAAGACCCTGCGCCCGGTCCGCAGGTTGATCCCCTGGATCACGGCGTCCACAAACTGCCCGTTCCTCGCGCCGCCGTAAGGCGTCAGGTCGGCCCGGACCCGCTTCGTCGTGATGAAGAAGGCGGTCCCCTGCGGGGTGATCGTCAGCTCGTGGAGGTCCATCGACGACCCGCCCGGCGGCCGGACGTCCATGATCTTGCGATAGTGCTGGTCGTAGATGACGAAGTGCCCCCCCACCGACGTGCCGGCGGGCGAGCTGCTCTTCACGATCCCCGCGATCTGCCCCTGCCACCAGATCAGCACCGGCTTGCCGTACAGGGTCTGGGTCCGGAAGTCGAGCACCTGCACCTTGTTGTTGTTCGAGAACGGGCGGAACCAGATCGGATTCCCGGCGGTGTCCATGATCAGCGGGCCGGTCTGGCCGACCAGGATGCTCGGGTCCGGCGACTGGTCGTACGGCGCGACGAAGACCGGATTGAGCGACACGCCGGGCTGGAGCTTCAGCACGTTCACCTTCATCGGATGCAGCTTCGCCGCGCTTGCGAAGCTCCACACGCCGCTCGCGCCGGTCAGCAGCTCGCGCCCCTCCAGGGCCTCCGGGCGCGGCGCGAGACGCCGGCCGCGAGCCCGCGAGTCGCGATGCGAAGCCCCGAAGATGTTCCGAATCGTCCGGGTCAGCCGGCCTGCAACGCGTGATGTCATGCGTGATCCCCTGTTCGCGAACGGGGCGAAGACCGCGGGCGGAGTTTCACTGTGAGCCAGTATAGCCTGGGCAACATGGGCGGTTTACGCCGTGAGGATATTAAGCTTAACGGAAGATGGGCGAAATAGCGAGGAGATGCTGGGTGGGCGACGCTTGCGACAGGAGATGGATCGCCCTCATCGCCATCGCGATGGATCAGACGGGATCGTCCCAAATGACCGGGGAGCCATCGCGGGGAGGTTGACCGTTGGCACCGCCCCGCATGCACGGGTGACCACGATCGTCAGATCGTGGTTCGGACGGGCGAAGCCTCCAGCCTCGCACGTCAGTGCGACCCGGGACGCCGGGGCATCGGGGCGAGGACGAGGTTCCTCCCGCGGGCCCAGGCCGGCCCCGCAGATCCGGCTGACGCCGGAGGCTGGAGGCTTCGCCCGTCCGAACCACCCGCTCACGCGGGTGGTCACGTGTTCATGGATTCCCGGGCCAAGTGTCAAGTTGGGGCTCCAGCAGTTGGAACGATCCCGCTCCGACCGACGGGCAACAGCTCCGCGAGCGCCGGATTGAACGCCCGGCCGAGGGGGACCTGCCCCCGCGGGGTCGTCCCGGACCCGGG from Aquisphaera giovannonii includes these protein-coding regions:
- a CDS encoding arylsulfotransferase family protein encodes the protein MTSRVAGRLTRTIRNIFGASHRDSRARGRRLAPRPEALEGRELLTGASGVWSFASAAKLHPMKVNVLKLQPGVSLNPVFVAPYDQSPDPSILVGQTGPLIMDTAGNPIWFRPFSNNNKVQVLDFRTQTLYGKPVLIWWQGQIAGIVKSSSPAGTSVGGHFVIYDQHYRKIMDVRPPGGSSMDLHELTITPQGTAFFITTKRVRADLTPYGGARNGQFVDAVIQGINLRTGRRVFAWDMAAHIPLGDSVVPVTPGKPWDPYHVNSIDVSPDGSQILISSRNTWAINAISLQSGQVLWQLGGKRNEFRLPTDLVTGPYGSAFQYQHDARYVPGGISLYDNAGIGAPPNAGPFGPARGLILNLDIPNRAAGLARPATYHDPALYANSQGNFQVLANGGAFVGWGSESQPGEGLSSYYTAYAADGSVLADYVLAGQDISYRAYTLPWVGLPLTKPSLAVAVGGGGATVAASWNGSTETASWQVLAGPSRRSLVPVAAASRTGFETTIPAASAGPFFQVRALDAGGRVLGTSAVLRVRG